From Rhodovastum atsumiense, a single genomic window includes:
- a CDS encoding DoxX family protein — protein MTAAGTVLHRLCLIGLCAAYLQGGVAKLGDLPAALNEMAQLGLQPVALFATAVIVLELGASAMVILGIGRRAGALALAAFTLAASLIALRFWDMPPGPQRFAATNGFFEHLGLVGGLLLVALQARREGT, from the coding sequence ATGACGGCGGCAGGCACGGTGTTGCATCGCCTCTGCCTGATCGGCCTGTGCGCGGCTTATCTGCAGGGAGGGGTCGCCAAGCTTGGCGATCTGCCGGCCGCCCTGAATGAGATGGCGCAACTCGGCCTGCAGCCGGTGGCGTTGTTCGCGACGGCGGTGATCGTGCTGGAACTCGGGGCCTCGGCCATGGTGATTCTCGGCATCGGCCGGAGGGCAGGGGCCCTCGCCCTTGCCGCCTTCACCTTGGCGGCGAGCCTGATCGCGCTGCGATTCTGGGACATGCCGCCGGGCCCTCAGCGCTTTGCCGCCACCAATGGCTTTTTCGAGCATCTCGGGCTGGTGGGCGGCCTGCTGCTGGTCGCCTTGCAGGCACGAAGGGAGGGCACATGA